Proteins from a genomic interval of Aureimonas sp. AU20:
- a CDS encoding twin transmembrane helix small protein codes for MSSFFTFLALILMVSVAVVLLLGLRNMMNGGPGNTSQKLMRMRVMLQALAVAVIVAVLYFSR; via the coding sequence ATGTCCAGCTTCTTCACCTTTCTGGCCCTGATCCTCATGGTGTCGGTGGCCGTCGTCCTGCTGCTCGGCCTGCGAAACATGATGAACGGCGGGCCGGGCAACACCTCGCAGAAGCTGATGCGCATGCGCGTCATGCTGCAGGCGCTCGCCGTCGCGGTGATCGTCGCCGTCCTGTATTTCTCGCGCTGA